One Isoptericola dokdonensis DS-3 genomic window, CACGCCCGCGGCGTCGAGCCGTGGCAGGTGATGACGGTCGAGGCGGTCGAGGAACCGCGCGGACGCGGGGCCGCCCACCGCCCGGGACTCCGGGCGGGTCGTCCACACCGCCTCGGCGAACGCGGCCAGCCGCGGGAACGTCGCGTAGTCGACCCGGCGCGCCGAGTCCAGGTGCTCGGTCCAGACCTGCGCCTGCGCCCCGAGCAGCCGGCCGGGGAGGTCGTCCGGCAGGTCGGGGCGGGACGCCCGCACGGCGTCGGGCAGCGGCTCGAACGCGAACAGGTCCGCCGTCGTGCGGACGAAGCCGACGGGGACGGGCTCGTCCGGGTCGTCCGAGGCGCGGTGGTCCAGGTAGACCTCCTGCTCGGGCGCCAGCACGACGTCGTGGCCCGCGGCCATCGCCTCCAGCGCCACCTCGTGGCCGCGCCAGCACAGCACGACGGCGTCCCCCGGCAGGTCCGGGCCGAACGCCTCGTCCCACACCACCGCGCGCCGCCCGAGCGTCCGCAGGTGGTCGGCCAGCCGGGCCACGAACCAGCCGTGCAGGCGGGCGACGTCGCCCGCGCCGGTGGCGTCCGTGAGGCCCAGCGCCGCGGCGCGCTCGACCAGGTCGGGACGCGCCCGCCAGGCGGTCAGCGGCACCTCGTCGCCGCCCAGCGCCACGAAGGGCGCGTCGAAGACCTCGCACACCTCGTCGAGGACGTCGCGGAACACCGCCAGCGCCTCCTCGGAGGGGTCGAGGACGTCGGCACTGACGCCCCACGTGGTGAGCACCTCGTGCGGGCCGTCCTGCGCGGCGAGGTGCGGGTACGCGGCCAGCACCGCCTGCGTGTGCCCCGGCACGTCGATCTCGGGGACCACCATGACGCCGCGCTCACGGGCGTACGCGACGATCTCGCGCAGGTCGTCCGGGGTGTAGTGACCGCCGTGCGGCCGACCGTCCGGCGTCCCCGTGCGCCAGGTGCCGACGGTGCTGAACGTGCGCCAGGAGCCGACCTCGTGCAGCCGCGGGTGCCGTCGCGACGCGAACCGCCACCCCTGGTCGTCCGTCAGGTGCAGGTGCAGCACGTCGAGGTGGTGCATGGCGGCGAGGTCGACGAACCGCAGGACGTCGGCCGTCGGCAGGAAGTGCCGGGCGACGTCGAGCAGCACGCCGCGCCACGCGTGCGCAGGAGCGTCGGTGAGGTTCACCGCGGGCAGCGCGAGGGTGTGGTCGGTACGGACCGGCGCACGCCGGAACGCGTCGGGCCCGGCGAGCTGGCGCAGCGTCTGGACCGCGGCGTGCGCCCCCGCCGGGTCCGCCGCGGTGACGTGTACACCGTCCTCGCCGGTGCGCAGCGTGTAGCCGCCGTCGGGGAGGCCGGGGTCGAGGTCGACGGCGACGCGCGGGGATCCGGGCCGCGCGTCGTGCGGTGTCGGTCCGGGTGCCAGGTCGCCGACGATCTCGAGCCCGAACGCCTCCTCGGTCACCCGGCGCCACCAGCGGCCCGCCGCGCGCAGCGCGGGGTGCACGGCGAGGCGGGTGCCATCGGTCAGGACGACGGCCCCGCCTCCCCCCTCGGCGCGGGCAGGTAAGGGCACGGTGGGCGGCGCCGACGTCGGCGCCGGGAACGGTGTGTCGTCGGCCACACCGCTCACCCTAGCGGAATTAGGGAGCGATCCTGACAATCTCCCCCGGCGCCACGCCGTGGT contains:
- a CDS encoding beta-N-acetylhexosaminidase, translating into MADDTPFPAPTSAPPTVPLPARAEGGGGAVVLTDGTRLAVHPALRAAGRWWRRVTEEAFGLEIVGDLAPGPTPHDARPGSPRVAVDLDPGLPDGGYTLRTGEDGVHVTAADPAGAHAAVQTLRQLAGPDAFRRAPVRTDHTLALPAVNLTDAPAHAWRGVLLDVARHFLPTADVLRFVDLAAMHHLDVLHLHLTDDQGWRFASRRHPRLHEVGSWRTFSTVGTWRTGTPDGRPHGGHYTPDDLREIVAYARERGVMVVPEIDVPGHTQAVLAAYPHLAAQDGPHEVLTTWGVSADVLDPSEEALAVFRDVLDEVCEVFDAPFVALGGDEVPLTAWRARPDLVERAAALGLTDATGAGDVARLHGWFVARLADHLRTLGRRAVVWDEAFGPDLPGDAVVLCWRGHEVALEAMAAGHDVVLAPEQEVYLDHRASDDPDEPVPVGFVRTTADLFAFEPLPDAVRASRPDLPDDLPGRLLGAQAQVWTEHLDSARRVDYATFPRLAAFAEAVWTTRPESRAVGGPASARFLDRLDRHHLPRLDAAGVEYRPPAGPHPWQRRPGVQGHPRDLAAERAAAGWRGAGGWVEGAGDGS